Proteins from one Parvibaculum lavamentivorans DS-1 genomic window:
- the gor gene encoding glutathione-disulfide reductase, whose amino-acid sequence MAKYDYDLFVIGAGSGGVRAARIAANYGAKVAVAEEYRVGGTCVIRGCVPKKLFVYASHFSEDFEDAKGFGWTVGETSFDWKTLVANKDKEIDRLNGIYIRNLEKAGVEIINSRATLKDAHTLHLVGENRDVTADKILIAVGASPFLPDIPGIEHAITSNEAFHLEELPESIIVVGGGYIAVEFAGIFNGLGVKTQQLYRGSLFMRGFDNDLRELLQEEMVKKGVDLRMNSDIAAIEKKDGELHVKLVNGDELKAGAVMYATGRNPNTKNLGLEEAGVQLGMAGEVIVDDYSKTCVDNIYAVGDVTDRANLTPVAIREGHAFADTVYGGKDVKVDHSIIPTAIFSQPEMGTVGLTEAQAREQYDEVDIYKTGFRGLKNTLSGSQEKTFMKLVVDAKSDKMLGVHLMGPASGELIQAIGIAVTMGATKAQFDATIAVHPTAAEELVTMKERWQAPVVKAAD is encoded by the coding sequence ATGGCCAAATACGACTACGACCTCTTCGTCATCGGCGCGGGCTCCGGCGGCGTGCGTGCGGCGCGCATCGCGGCCAACTACGGCGCGAAGGTCGCGGTCGCGGAGGAATATCGCGTCGGCGGCACCTGCGTCATTCGCGGCTGCGTCCCGAAAAAGCTCTTCGTCTATGCAAGCCACTTCTCTGAAGATTTCGAGGACGCGAAAGGCTTCGGCTGGACAGTCGGCGAAACCTCGTTCGACTGGAAGACGCTGGTCGCCAACAAGGACAAGGAAATCGATCGCCTGAACGGCATCTATATCCGCAATCTCGAAAAGGCCGGCGTCGAGATCATCAATAGCCGCGCCACGCTGAAAGACGCGCATACCCTGCACCTCGTCGGCGAGAACCGCGACGTCACGGCGGATAAAATCCTCATCGCTGTCGGCGCCTCCCCCTTCCTGCCGGACATTCCGGGCATCGAGCACGCCATCACCTCCAACGAGGCATTCCACCTGGAGGAATTGCCCGAAAGCATCATCGTCGTCGGCGGCGGCTATATCGCGGTCGAGTTCGCCGGTATCTTCAACGGCCTGGGCGTCAAGACGCAGCAGCTCTATCGCGGCTCCCTCTTCATGCGCGGTTTCGACAACGACCTGCGCGAGCTTCTCCAGGAGGAGATGGTGAAGAAGGGCGTGGATCTCCGCATGAATAGCGACATAGCCGCCATCGAAAAGAAAGACGGCGAACTTCATGTGAAGCTCGTTAATGGCGACGAGTTGAAAGCAGGCGCCGTCATGTATGCAACGGGCCGAAACCCGAACACGAAAAATCTCGGTCTGGAAGAGGCGGGTGTGCAGCTCGGCATGGCGGGTGAGGTCATCGTCGATGACTATTCGAAGACCTGCGTCGACAACATCTATGCCGTCGGCGACGTCACGGACCGCGCCAACCTCACCCCCGTCGCCATCCGCGAAGGCCACGCCTTCGCCGACACGGTCTATGGCGGCAAGGATGTGAAGGTCGATCACTCGATCATCCCGACGGCCATCTTCTCCCAGCCGGAAATGGGCACCGTCGGCCTCACAGAGGCGCAGGCCCGCGAACAATATGATGAAGTCGACATCTACAAGACCGGCTTTCGCGGCCTGAAGAACACGCTTTCGGGCTCGCAGGAAAAGACCTTCATGAAGCTCGTCGTGGATGCGAAGTCGGACAAAATGCTCGGCGTCCACCTGATGGGTCCGGCCTCCGGCGAGCTCATTCAGGCCATCGGCATCGCCGTCACCATGGGCGCCACCAAGGCCCAGTTCGACGCCACGATCGCCGTCCACCCCACCGCGGCGGAAGAACTGGTGACGATGAAGGAGAGATGGCAGGCCCCGGTGGTCAAGGCGGCGGATTAA
- the rpiA gene encoding ribose-5-phosphate isomerase RpiA, with product MNADDQKKAAAVRALEFVKPGMKLGMGTGSTAEHFVRALGEKVKAGLDIVGVPTSERTAKLAASLGIPLTNLDDTPHLDITVDGADELDGKLRLIKGGGGALLREKIVATASDRMIVIADASKLVKTLGSFPLPVEVIPFGSAVTARKIAEVASAHGCTGKMSRRADEYGEPFFTDSENFIYDCAFGSIPDPDGLSAALNRIPGVVDNGLFIGIAAMAIVGTDKGTDIIEA from the coding sequence ATGAATGCTGACGATCAGAAGAAAGCGGCGGCTGTCCGCGCGCTTGAGTTCGTGAAACCCGGCATGAAACTGGGCATGGGAACCGGCTCCACGGCGGAACATTTCGTCCGCGCGCTGGGCGAAAAGGTGAAGGCGGGTCTCGATATTGTCGGCGTGCCAACCTCGGAGCGCACGGCCAAACTCGCCGCCAGCCTCGGTATCCCCCTCACCAATCTCGACGATACGCCGCATCTCGATATTACGGTCGATGGCGCCGACGAGCTCGATGGCAAGCTCCGCCTCATCAAGGGCGGCGGCGGCGCATTGCTGCGCGAGAAGATCGTCGCCACGGCGTCCGACCGCATGATCGTCATTGCGGATGCATCGAAGCTCGTGAAGACACTTGGCTCATTCCCGCTCCCCGTCGAGGTCATCCCCTTCGGCAGCGCCGTGACGGCCCGCAAGATTGCGGAAGTCGCGAGCGCCCATGGATGCACCGGCAAGATGTCCCGCCGCGCCGACGAATATGGCGAGCCCTTCTTCACCGACAGCGAAAACTTCATCTATGACTGTGCCTTCGGCTCCATCCCGGACCCGGACGGCCTCTCCGCGGCGCTGAACCGCATTCCGGGCGTCGTCGATAATGGTTTGTTTATCGGTATCGCCGCTATGGCCATTGTCGGAACGGACAAGGGTACCGATATCATCGAAGCGTAA